From Camelina sativa cultivar DH55 chromosome 7, Cs, whole genome shotgun sequence, one genomic window encodes:
- the LOC104701679 gene encoding beta carbonic anhydrase 4 isoform X1, whose product MAPAFGKCFMFCCAKTSPEGDEMDTDSYEAAITGLKDLLSKKADLGNVAAAKIIALTEELKEIDSDNSDAIARIKSGFTHFKTEIYLKNDALFNDLAKGQSPKFLVFACSDSRVCPSHILNFKPGEAFVVRNIANMVPPFDQKRHSGVGAAVEYAVVHLKVENILVIGHSCCGGIKGLMSIEDDAAPTQSDFIENWVKIGAAARNKIKEEHKDLSYDDQCNKCEKEAVNVSLGNLLSYPFVRAAVVKNTLAIRGGHYNFVKGTFDLWELDFKTTPAFAFS is encoded by the exons ATGGCTCCTGCATTTGGCAAATGTTTCATGTTCTGCTGTGCTAAGACCTCCCCG GAAGGAGACGAAATGGACACAGACTCGTACGAAGCCGCCATTACAGGACTCAAGGATCTTCTCAG TAAAAAAGCGGATCTTGGAAACGTAGCAGCCGCGAAGATCATAGCGTTGACGGAAGAGCTAAAGGAGATCGATTCAGACAACTCAGACGCGATTGCACGAATCAAGTCTGGTTTCACCCATTTCAAAACTGAGATATACTT GAAGAATGATGCTCTGTTTAATGATCTTGCCAAGGGTCAGAGCCCAAAG TTTTTGGTATTTGCTTGTTCGGATTCTCGAGTTTGCCCATCTCACATCTTGAATTTCAAACCTGGTGAGGCCTTTGTTGTCAGAAACATTGCCAATATGGTTCCACCCTTTGACCAG AAAAGACACTCTGGAGTTGGTGCCGCCGTCGAATACGCAGTTGTACATCTCAAG GTGGAGAACATTCTGGTGATAGGCCATAGCTGCTGTGGTGGCATTAAGGGACTCATGTCCATTGAAGATGATGCTGCCCCTACTCAAAG TGACTTCATAGAAAATTGGGTGAAGATAGGTGCAGCAGCGAGGAACAAGATCAAGGAAGAACATAAAGATTTGAGCTATGATGATCAATGCAACAAGTGTGAGAAG GAAGCTGTGAATGTGTCGCTTGGAAACTTGCTTTCGTATCCATTCGTGAGAGCGGCAGTGGTGAAGAACACACTCGCAATCAGAGGAGGTCACTACAATTTCGTGAAAGGAACATTTGATCTCTGGGAGCTCGATTTCAAGACCACTCCTGCTTTTGCCTTCTCTTAA
- the LOC104701681 gene encoding serine/threonine-protein kinase BLUS1-like isoform X1, translated as MAGLSTSSTKRFPLYAKDYELFEEVGEGVSATVFRARCIALNEIVAVKILDLEKCRNDLETIRKEVHIMNLIDHPNLLKAHCSFIDSSSLWIVMPYMSGGSCFHLMKSVFPDGLEQPIIATLLREVLKALVYLHRQGHIHRDVKAGNILIHSRGVVKLGDFGVSACMFDSGDRMRTRNTFVGTPCWMAPEVMQQVNGYDFKADIWSFGITALELAHGHAPFSKYPPMKVLLMTLQNAPPRLDYERDKKFSKSFRELIAACLVKDPKKRPTSAKLLKHPFFKHARSTDYLSRKILNGLSPLGERFKKLKEAEAELFKGLNGDKEQLSQHEYMRGISAWNFDLEELKTQASLIPNDEMCDSEIQELNENGDVRLDVPKGNTVVQRSQTMPLEYFSEKLGTAEKLVSEEPHLLEPLADTTKQVKKTGLEPEKPKNGYTVSPVNRTPCAATEILPLLKSLLVQNDIQREKVIRLIRYFDGSAETGNPISKTERVQIYPSKEKDLQSQVQFLEQSVEKLVDEVQRRKEINSQLEQQISSLINSNSIP; from the exons ATGGCTGGtttatcaacatcatcaacgAAGAGGTTTCCTCTTTACGCTAAAGATTACGAGTTGTTTGAAGAGGTAGGCGAAGGTGTTAGTGCTACTGTCTTCAGAGCTCGTTGCATTGCTCTCAACGAGATTGTTGCTGTTAAGATATTAGATCTCGAAAAATGCAGAAACGATTTG GAAACAATACGCAAGGAAGTTCATATAATGAACTTGATTGATCATCCGAATTTGTTGAAAGCGCATTGTTCGTTTATAGACAGTAGTAGTTTGTGGATTGTGATGCCTTATATGTCTGGTGGTTCTTGTTTTCATTTGATGAAATCTGTTTTTCCGGATGGTCTTGAGCAACCTATCATTGCTACTTTGCTTAGGGAAGTGCTTAAAGCGCTTGTTTATCTTCATCGACAAGGTCACATCCATAGAGATGTTAAG gcTGGGAACATATTGATTCATTCAAGAGGTGTAGTGAAACTTGGAGACTTTGGAGTTTCAGCATGTATGTTTGATAGTGGGGATAGGATGCGCACAAGGAATACATTTGTTGGAACTCCTTGTTG GATGGCACCTGAGGTTATGCAGCAAGTAAACGGATATGATTTCAA AGCGGACATATGGTCGTTTGGCATAACTGCATTGGAGCTTGCTCATGGTCATGCTCCATTTTCCAAATATCCACCTATGAAG GTGCTACTGATGACTTTACAAAATGCTCCTCCTCGTCTTGACTATGAAAGAGATAAGAAGTTCTCAAAG TCATTTAGAGAGTTAATCGCAGCTTGCTTAGTTAAAGATCCAAAAAAGCGTCCAACCTCAGCTAAACTTCTGAAACACCCTTTCTTCAAACATGCTCGGTCTACAGATTACTTGTCTCGTAAAATTCTTAATGGTCTTTCTCCTCTTGGTGAACGTTTTAAAAAGCTCAAG GAGGCAGAGGCTGAGTTATTTAAAGGCTTAAATGGTGACAAAGAACAGTTATCCCAG CATGAGTATATGCGAGGAATTAGTGCTTGGAATTTTGATCTCGAAGAGTTGAAGACGCAAGCATCACTT ATTCCAAATGATGAAATGTGCGATTCAGAGATTCAGGAACTGAACGAGAATGGGGATGTCAGGCTTGATGTACCAAAAGGAAACACAGTGGTACAAAGGTCACAGACTATGCCTTTGGAATACTTCTCAGAAAAG TTAGGAACTGCGGAGAAGCTCGTTTCTGAAGAGCCACATCTACTAGAACCATTAGCGGATACTACAAAGCAAGTGAAAAAAACAGGACTTGAGCCG gagaaaccaaaaaatgGATACACTGTTAGTCCTGTGAACAGAACACCTTGCGCAGCAACGGAAATCCTCCCATTGTTAAAGAGTCTCCTGGTTCAGAATGACATTCAGAGA GAGAAAGTAATCAGAttaattagatattttgatGGAAGTGCAG AAACTGGAAATCCAATCTCCAAAACCGAACGAGTGCAGATATATCCATCAAAGGAGAAAGATCTGCAATCTCAGGTTCAGTTTTTGGAGCAAAG TGTTGAGAAGCTCGTAGATGAAGttcagagaagaaaagaaataaatagtCAG CTAGAACAACAAATCAGCTCTCTAATAAACAGCAACAGCATTCCTTAA
- the LOC104701685 gene encoding proline-rich receptor-like protein kinase PERK13: MSDSPSSSPPAPSADSAPPPDNSTGGSAPPPADSAPPPSPPADSSPPPAVSSPPPADSSPPPPPPPADTSPPPADTSPPPADPSPPPSSPPPPPPADAPPPTPTVFSPPPPKDSPPPESESPPPPEVFESPPPPPNEEGSPPAPPPPEQVPPPASSPQAGHKKPKKHSPGPKQSPSAPTKSPSAPTKSPSAPAISPPAPPNAAPRNTSHALPPKSTAAGGPRGVPSSGISVPPPPNSGGSGYQGKTMVGFAVAGFAVIALMAVVFLVRRKKKRNIDAYSDSQYLPPSNFSIKSDGFLYGQNPTKGYSGPGGYNTQQQSSSGNSFGSQRGGGGGGYTRSGSAPDSAVMGSGQTHFTYEELMDITEGFAKQNILGEGGFGCVYKGKLNDGKLVAVKQLKVGSGQGDREFKAEVEIISRVHHRHLVSLVGYCISDSERLLIYEYVPNQTLEHHLHGKGRPVLEWARRVRIAIGSAKGLAYLHEDCHPKIIHRDIKSANILLDDEFEAQVADFGLAKLNDSTQTHVSTRVMGTFGYLAPEYAQSGKLTDRSDVFSFGVVLLELITGRKPVDQYQPLGEESLVEWARPLLHKAIETGDFSELVDRRLEKHYVENEVFRMIETAAACVRHSGPKRPRMVQVVRALDSEGDMGDISNGIKVGQSSAYDSGQYNHDTMKFRKMAFGFDDSSDSGMYSGDYSVQGSRKGSNGASAEFTRNNRRF, translated from the exons atgtCGGACTCGccgtcttcttctccacctGCACCGTCTGCTGATTCCGCTCCTCCTCCGGATAACTCAACCGGCGGATCTGCCCCGCCACCTGCTGATTCAGCACCACCTCCTAGTCCGCCGGCTGATTCATCTCCGCCTCCAGCTGTTTCATCCCCTCCGCCGGCcgattcttctcctcctcctcctccgccgccggcTGATACATCTCCTCCGCCAGCTGATACATCTCCTCCGCCGGCTGATCCATCTCCTCCGCCAAGTTCTCCACCTCCACCCCCTCCGGCAGATGCTCCGCCGCCGACTCCCACCGTGTTCTCTCCACCTCCACCGAAAGACTCACCGCCGCCGGAGTCGGAGTCCCCTCCACCTCCGGAAGTGTTTGAATCACCACCGCCTCCGCCTAATGAAGAAGGCAGCCCCCCTGCTCCTCCGCCTCCTGAACAAGTACCCCCTCCAGCGTCTTCACCTCAGGCCGGacacaagaaaccaaaaaaacactcACCAGGACCTAAACAATCCCCTTCAGCACCTACCAAGTCTCCTTCAGCACCTACAAAGTCTCCTTCAGCACCTGCCATATCGCCTCCTGCTCCTCCTAATGCTGCACCGCGTAATACCTCTCACGCATTACCACCTAAGTCTACCGCTGCTGGTGGACCGCGCGGAGTCCCCAGCAGCGGAATCTCTGTCCCGCCACCTCCAAATAGCGGTGGCAGCGGCTATCAAGGGAAGACTATGGTCGGTTTTGCAGTTGCCGGTTTTGCAGTCATTGCCTTGATGGCAGTTGTGTTCTTAGtccgaagaaagaagaagagaaacattgATGCTTACAGTGACTCACAATACTTGCCTCCTTCAAACTTCTCCATCAAATCAG ATGGATTCTTATACGGTCAAAACCCTACAAAGGGATACTCTGGTCCTGGTGGTTACAATACACAACAACAATCCAGTTCCGGGAACAGCTTTGGCAGCcaacgaggaggaggaggtggaggttATACACGGTCAGGGAGCGCACCTGATTCAGCTGTGATGGGTAGTGGTCAAACGCATTTCACTTATGAAGAGTTAATGGACATAACTGAAGGATTTGCTAAGCAGAACATACTTGGAGAAGGAGGGTTTGGTTGTGTCTACAAAGGTAAATTAAATGATGGGAAACTAGTAGCTGTTAAGCAGCTTAAGGTTGGTAGTGGACAGGGTGATCGTGAGTTTAAGGCAGAGGTTGAGATCATTAGCCGTGTTCATCATCGCCATTTGGTTTCTCTGGTTGGTTACTGCATTTCGGATTCGGAGAGATTGCTTATCTATGAGTATGTTCCTAACCAGACCTTGGAGCATCATTTGCATG GGAAGGGAAGGCCAGTCCTTGAATGGGCTAGGAGAGTCAGAATCGCTATAGGTTCCGCCAAAGGTTTGGCGTATTTGCATGAAGACT GTCACCCAAAAATCATTCACAGGGACATAAAGTCTGCAAACATCTTGCTGGACGATGAGTTTGAAGCTCAG GTTGCTGACTTTGGGCTTGCCAAACTCAATGATTCAACACAAACTCATGTATCAACTCGCGTTATGGGAACCTTTGG GTACCTGGCACCAGAATATGCACAAAGCGGAAAGCTGACTGATAGATCAGATGTTTTCTCGTTTGGGGTTGTTCTCTTAGAGCTTATAACAGGACGCAAACCAGTTGACCAGTACCAGCCTCTTGGAGAAGAGAGTTTGGTTGAATGG GCTCGCCCACTGCTTCACAAAGCCATTGAGACCGGTGATTTCAGCGAACTAGTTGATAGACGGCTCGAAAAGCATTACGTGGAGAATGAGGTTTTCAGAATGATTGAAACGGCTGCTGCTTGTGTTAGGCATTCTGGTCCAAAACGTCCACGCATGGTTCAG GTTGTGAGAGCACTGGATAGTGAAGGAGACATGGGAGATATCAGCAACGGAATCAAAGTGGGACAAAGCAGTGCTTATGACTCTGGTCAGTATAACCATGATACTATGAAGTTCAGGAAAATGGCGTTTGGTTTTGACGACAGCTCAGATTCCGGCATGTACAGTGGAGACTACTCTGTCCAAGGCTCCCGGAAAGGTTCCAACGGAGCCTCTGCTGAGTTCACAAGGAATAACCGGCGGTTCTGA
- the LOC104701684 gene encoding uncharacterized protein LOC104701684, whose product MGDQPQEIQQPLYVYPSSSSSSSSSYTPSPPTSSSTSRGSFGTVFIVLAAILILAALACVFGRLCNRGGKQHKDKNNNKNSKHEKPSSKKSREIRPVEREPRERGDVEFGFDMKRPGPMGKPSGRNGGDIEFGFDNKRGGGGGGGKGGKRPPPVIY is encoded by the coding sequence atgggagatcAACCACAAGAGATTCAGCAGCCTCTTTATGTGtatccgtcttcttcttcttcatcttcttcctcttatacCCCGTCCCCGCCTACATCCTCTAGTACTTCACGTGGCTCGTTCGGTACAGTATTCATTGTTCTAGCAGCGATCCTTATCTTAGCAGCACTTGCTTGTGTGTTTGGAAGGCTATGCAACCGCGGTGGAAAGCAGcacaaagacaaaaacaacaacaaaaattccaAGCATGAGAAACCGTCGTCAAAGAAGAGCCGTGAGATCAGACCTGTGGAGCGTGAACCGAGAGAAAGAGGTGATGTGGAGTTTGGGTTCGATATGAAGCGTCCAGGTCCAATGGGGAAACCCTCTGGTCGAAACGGAGGGGACATTGAGTTTGGGTTTGATAACAAgagaggaggaggtggaggaggaggaaaaggAGGGAAAAGACCACCTCCGGTTATATATTAA
- the LOC104704807 gene encoding uncharacterized protein LOC104704807 has product MSNPDHVTFLVYFGGYWVKNHVGDVAYLNGKDIAIECKPEEFFIKLSAELGEGLYGQNMWYKYPFEEHNERKRLRSADLSFKRMCDAGRWTGVMNVFLVNSTEHPNDIESSEPCEEEIRVERNVASFVDEDEDFDYHNTPPNSDGEEEEEHLVRYKRGSGQLEIEQVFDSLEEFREALVAYALKEGCNIKISRWGKDKSAAVCGTKEPCPWYIYCSYEECVGKWKVKTFEDQHSCTNDNYCKILKAPVICKMFLDDIRTDPDYGPKWMQQEIEKNYNLIVSIDKCKNAKKKAVEIIDREHKEQFSRLKDYRLALLQSNPESIVVLDTVLDDDGSEIFHRFYWMVVL; this is encoded by the exons ATGAG cAATCCGGATCATGTGACATTCCTTGTGTATTTTGGAGGGTATTGGGTGAAGAATCATGTAGGAGATGTTGCTTATCTCAATGGTAAAGACATAGCTATAGAATGTAAACCAGAAGAGTTTTTCATCAAGTTGTCGGCGGAGTTGGGGGAGGGATTATATGGCCAAAACATGTGGTATAAGTACCCTTTTGAAGAGcataatgaaagaaagagattgagGTCTGCGGATTTGAGTTTTAAGAGGATGTGTGATGCGGGCAGATGGACTGGAgtgatgaatgtttttttggtgaacTCAACAGAGCATCCTAATGATATCGAGTCATCTGAGCCATGTGAAGAAGAGATCCGGGTTGAAAGAAATGTGGCTTCTTTtgttgatgaggatgaggatttCGATTATCATAACACACCTCCTAACtctgatggtgaagaagaagaggagcatTTGGTTAGATACAAACGAGGTAGTGGTCAGCTAGAGATAGAACAAGTATTTGATAGTCTAGAGGAGTTCAGAGAAGCTTTAGTAGCTTATGCATTAAAAGAGGGTTGTAACATAAAGATAAGTAGATGGGGGAAAGACAAGTCAGCGGCTGTGTGTGGGACTAAAGAGCCTTGTCCATGGTATATCTACTGTTCTTATGAGGAGTGCGTTGGCAAGTGGAAAGTGAAAACTTTTGAAGATCAGCACAGTTGCACAAATGATAACTATTGTAAGATATTGAAAGCACCTGTGATTTGCAAGATGTTTTTGGATGATATCAGAACTGATCCTGATTATGGACCAAAATGGATGCAACAAGAGATTGAGAAGAACTACAATCTGATAGTAAGCATAGACAAATGTAAAAATGCTAAGAAAAAAGCTGTAGAGATCATCGACCGTGAGCACAAGGAGCAATTTTCTAGGCTGAAAGATTACCGCTTAGCACTTCTTCA ATCTAACCCTGAGTCAATAGTGGTGCTAGACACAGtgcttgatgatgatggatcAGAGATCTTCCATAGATTCTAT TGGATGGTTGTTTTATGA
- the LOC104704806 gene encoding uncharacterized protein LOC104704806: MAPKPEDQAPIQNWEELSKALLTMQENLQTSIATSIQNLCDVLRNNQTNPRPLQQQAGGNDARNVLVNIDHQQEFHGGLRGDSLLDWIVAVEEILEFKDVPANRRVPLVATKFCDHAASWWQQLKATRIRSGREPIHTWEKLKKKLRATFLPHNYERTMYTRLQNLKQGSKSVDDYTEEFYLLLTRNDIYDTSTQIVSRFIGGLRPQIQNAVAQFDPTTVAETHRRATSFEQQLRSSSWVSTSSRSHFVDSTPASISASPHHKTDPVGAPSDGKTFDDDPTLKRPPPRLNVLRCYACGERGHRQTACPNQKKCGLIADVDAQNVDDYVS, encoded by the exons ATGGCTCCAAAACCAGAGGACCAAGCTCCAATTCAAAACTGGGAGGAATTATCCAAAGCCTTACTTACGATGCAGGAAAATTTGCAGACTTCAATTGCTACTTCCATTCAAAACCTGTGTGATGTGTTGAGGAATAATCAAACAAATCCACGACCACTCCAACAACAAGCCGGTGGCAACGATGCTCGTAATGTTTTGGTCAACATAGACCATCAACAAG AATTCCATGGTGGCCTTCGTGGTGACTCTCTGTTAGATTGGATTGTTGCTGTTGAAGAAATCTTAGAGTTCAAAGATGTTCCTGCAAACCGTAGAGTGCCGCTCGTTGCAACAAAGTTTTGTGATCACGCTGCCTCTTGGTGGCAACAACTTAAAGCCACTCGTATACGTTCGGGACGGGAGCCAATTcacacttgggaaaaactaaaaaagaagcTGCGTGCGACGTTTCTTCCACATAATTATGAACGCACCATGTATACGAGGTTGCAAAATTTGAAACAAGGTTCCAAGTCAGTTGATGATTATACAGAGGAGTTCTACTTATTATTGACAAGAAACGACATATATGACACTTCAACCCAAATTGTCTCAAGGTTTATTGGTGGGCTACGTCCTCAAATCCAGAATGCAGTGGCTCAGTTCGACCCTACTACCGTTGCTGAAACACACCGGCGTGCCACATCTTTTGAACAGCAACTTCGTTCGTCTTCTTGGGTCTCGACATCGTCGCGAAGCCATTTTGTGGACTCCACACCAGCATCCATAAGCGCCTCTCCTCATCACAAAACTGACCCCGTTGGAGCCCCTTCCGATGGCAAAACTTTTGATGATGATCCAACCTTGAAGCGTCCTCCACCTAGATTGAATGTGTTACGGTGCTATGCTTGTGGTGAAAGAGGTCATCGTCAAACCGCTTGTCCCAACCAGAAGAAATGTGGACTCATCGCGGATGTTGATGCTCAAAACGTTGACGACTATGTCTCGTGA
- the LOC104701681 gene encoding serine/threonine-protein kinase fray2-like isoform X2: MAGLSTSSTKRFPLYAKDYELFEEVGEGVSATVFRARCIALNEIVAVKILDLEKCRNDLETIRKEVHIMNLIDHPNLLKAHCSFIDSSSLWIVMPYMSGGSCFHLMKSVFPDGLEQPIIATLLREVLKALVYLHRQGHIHRDVKAGNILIHSRGVVKLGDFGVSACMFDSGDRMRTRNTFVGTPCWMAPEVMQQVNGYDFKADIWSFGITALELAHGHAPFSKYPPMKVLLMTLQNAPPRLDYERDKKFSKSFRELIAACLVKDPKKRPTSAKLLKHPFFKHARSTDYLSRKILNGLSPLGERFKKLKEAEAELFKGLNGDKEQLSQHEYMRGISAWNFDLEELKTQASLIPNDEMCDSEIQELNENGDVRLDVPKGNTVVQRSQTMPLEYFSEKLGTAEKLVSEEPHLLEPLADTTKQVKKTGLEPEKVIRLIRYFDGSAETGNPISKTERVQIYPSKEKDLQSQVQFLEQSVEKLVDEVQRRKEINSQLEQQISSLINSNSIP, from the exons ATGGCTGGtttatcaacatcatcaacgAAGAGGTTTCCTCTTTACGCTAAAGATTACGAGTTGTTTGAAGAGGTAGGCGAAGGTGTTAGTGCTACTGTCTTCAGAGCTCGTTGCATTGCTCTCAACGAGATTGTTGCTGTTAAGATATTAGATCTCGAAAAATGCAGAAACGATTTG GAAACAATACGCAAGGAAGTTCATATAATGAACTTGATTGATCATCCGAATTTGTTGAAAGCGCATTGTTCGTTTATAGACAGTAGTAGTTTGTGGATTGTGATGCCTTATATGTCTGGTGGTTCTTGTTTTCATTTGATGAAATCTGTTTTTCCGGATGGTCTTGAGCAACCTATCATTGCTACTTTGCTTAGGGAAGTGCTTAAAGCGCTTGTTTATCTTCATCGACAAGGTCACATCCATAGAGATGTTAAG gcTGGGAACATATTGATTCATTCAAGAGGTGTAGTGAAACTTGGAGACTTTGGAGTTTCAGCATGTATGTTTGATAGTGGGGATAGGATGCGCACAAGGAATACATTTGTTGGAACTCCTTGTTG GATGGCACCTGAGGTTATGCAGCAAGTAAACGGATATGATTTCAA AGCGGACATATGGTCGTTTGGCATAACTGCATTGGAGCTTGCTCATGGTCATGCTCCATTTTCCAAATATCCACCTATGAAG GTGCTACTGATGACTTTACAAAATGCTCCTCCTCGTCTTGACTATGAAAGAGATAAGAAGTTCTCAAAG TCATTTAGAGAGTTAATCGCAGCTTGCTTAGTTAAAGATCCAAAAAAGCGTCCAACCTCAGCTAAACTTCTGAAACACCCTTTCTTCAAACATGCTCGGTCTACAGATTACTTGTCTCGTAAAATTCTTAATGGTCTTTCTCCTCTTGGTGAACGTTTTAAAAAGCTCAAG GAGGCAGAGGCTGAGTTATTTAAAGGCTTAAATGGTGACAAAGAACAGTTATCCCAG CATGAGTATATGCGAGGAATTAGTGCTTGGAATTTTGATCTCGAAGAGTTGAAGACGCAAGCATCACTT ATTCCAAATGATGAAATGTGCGATTCAGAGATTCAGGAACTGAACGAGAATGGGGATGTCAGGCTTGATGTACCAAAAGGAAACACAGTGGTACAAAGGTCACAGACTATGCCTTTGGAATACTTCTCAGAAAAG TTAGGAACTGCGGAGAAGCTCGTTTCTGAAGAGCCACATCTACTAGAACCATTAGCGGATACTACAAAGCAAGTGAAAAAAACAGGACTTGAGCCG GAGAAAGTAATCAGAttaattagatattttgatGGAAGTGCAG AAACTGGAAATCCAATCTCCAAAACCGAACGAGTGCAGATATATCCATCAAAGGAGAAAGATCTGCAATCTCAGGTTCAGTTTTTGGAGCAAAG TGTTGAGAAGCTCGTAGATGAAGttcagagaagaaaagaaataaatagtCAG CTAGAACAACAAATCAGCTCTCTAATAAACAGCAACAGCATTCCTTAA
- the LOC104701679 gene encoding beta carbonic anhydrase 4 isoform X2, with amino-acid sequence MDTDSYEAAITGLKDLLSKKADLGNVAAAKIIALTEELKEIDSDNSDAIARIKSGFTHFKTEIYLKNDALFNDLAKGQSPKFLVFACSDSRVCPSHILNFKPGEAFVVRNIANMVPPFDQKRHSGVGAAVEYAVVHLKVENILVIGHSCCGGIKGLMSIEDDAAPTQSDFIENWVKIGAAARNKIKEEHKDLSYDDQCNKCEKEAVNVSLGNLLSYPFVRAAVVKNTLAIRGGHYNFVKGTFDLWELDFKTTPAFAFS; translated from the exons ATGGACACAGACTCGTACGAAGCCGCCATTACAGGACTCAAGGATCTTCTCAG TAAAAAAGCGGATCTTGGAAACGTAGCAGCCGCGAAGATCATAGCGTTGACGGAAGAGCTAAAGGAGATCGATTCAGACAACTCAGACGCGATTGCACGAATCAAGTCTGGTTTCACCCATTTCAAAACTGAGATATACTT GAAGAATGATGCTCTGTTTAATGATCTTGCCAAGGGTCAGAGCCCAAAG TTTTTGGTATTTGCTTGTTCGGATTCTCGAGTTTGCCCATCTCACATCTTGAATTTCAAACCTGGTGAGGCCTTTGTTGTCAGAAACATTGCCAATATGGTTCCACCCTTTGACCAG AAAAGACACTCTGGAGTTGGTGCCGCCGTCGAATACGCAGTTGTACATCTCAAG GTGGAGAACATTCTGGTGATAGGCCATAGCTGCTGTGGTGGCATTAAGGGACTCATGTCCATTGAAGATGATGCTGCCCCTACTCAAAG TGACTTCATAGAAAATTGGGTGAAGATAGGTGCAGCAGCGAGGAACAAGATCAAGGAAGAACATAAAGATTTGAGCTATGATGATCAATGCAACAAGTGTGAGAAG GAAGCTGTGAATGTGTCGCTTGGAAACTTGCTTTCGTATCCATTCGTGAGAGCGGCAGTGGTGAAGAACACACTCGCAATCAGAGGAGGTCACTACAATTTCGTGAAAGGAACATTTGATCTCTGGGAGCTCGATTTCAAGACCACTCCTGCTTTTGCCTTCTCTTAA
- the LOC104701680 gene encoding uncharacterized protein LOC104701680: MQVVSPSSPAQQFAGKERFLEVYGKLNNEFGSKLKIGSTTEQEHRDHHHNLDKSRLNQNKTKAESDEEEEGEEFSFASINAENSPITAEEAFEDGQIRPVYPLFNRNIFFDDPKEETLRSPLKKLFVEATTTAEDEDEEEPMGPYCSWKGRTVVEASPETCRKSNSTGFSKLWRFKDLVLRSNSDGRDAFVFLSNGRDGDKNQPTSSSSSSSVKSKRTEKEKEKTKTEKKKKNMRTKSAHEKLYTRNRAMREEGKRRSYLPYKHVGFFTNVNGLTRNVNPF, translated from the coding sequence atgcaagTTGTTTCTCCTTCATCTCCGGCGCAACAATTCGCCGGAAAAGAGAGGTTTTTAGAGGTTTACGGTAAATTAAACAACGAATTTGGCTCCAAACTAAAGATTGGTTCTACAACAGAGCAAGAACATagagatcatcatcataatcttgATAAATCACGGTTGAATCAGAACAAGACCAAAGCAGAAtctgatgaggaagaagaaggagaagagttcTCATTCGCAAGTATAAACGCAGAGAATTCACCAATAACCGCAGAAGAAGCGTTCGAAGACGGTCAGATCCGACCGGTTTATCCTCTGTTTAACCGGAATATTTTCTTCGACGATCCAAAGGAAGAAACTTTACGTTCACCTCTCAAGAAACTCTTCGTGGAAGCCACCACCACCGCGgaggacgaagatgaagaagagccGATGGGTCCTTATTGTTCATGGAAAGGTCGTACGGTGGTAGAAGCATCACCGGAGACTTGTCGGAAAAGTAACTCGACAGGGTTTTCGAAGCTATGGAGGTTTAAAGATCTTGTTTTGAGAAGTAACAGCGATGGTAGAGACGCGTTTGTGTTTCTAAGCAACGGGAGAGATGGTGACAAGAACCAACcaacttcttcgtcttcgtcgtcgtcggtGAAATCAAAGAGAacggagaaagagaaagagaagacgaaaacggagaagaagaagaagaacatgagaACGAAGTCGGCACATGAGAAATTGTAtacgagaaacagagcaatgagAGAAGAAGGTAAACGAAGATCGTATCTTCCCTACAAACATGTTGGATTCTTCACTAATGTCAATGGTTTAACCAGAAATGTTAATCCTTTCTGA